TCCTGTATAATATTTGAACTCTTTAAGTAATTTACAGCAATAATTGTTTATAAATACCAACAAGCGTAAAGACGACACACATTTCAACAATTAAACGAAAAACGATCTAGCAACAAAGAATATAAACTTTATTTTCAGCAACTATACGTTATGATGTTCCAAGCTAGAAGATCATTCTGATCTACAAATCAACCCAATTGGTAGACCGTTACCATCTAATTATCTGACATTTTCCGATTTTCCCACAATGGACGTCCAGTAACTAACTAcaaattgatgaaaaaataaataaatttgtgctAGAGCATAATAtacgttttatttttattttttatacttgctTTTCTTAGTTTCAATTCTTCTTGCTTTTTCTTATGGTTTTCTCTTATATATTGGAAGGACTGTCAAGTTACTGACGTTTGCAAACGCCACTAACAAAACTTTATCGGTGCTTGTAGAtgtcagttaaaaaaaaaaaaaaacctgccTGCATAGTATTCATGGGTGTCGAGAAAATAGCTAACCATTACATTGCTCGAAGTCCTTGGATGGTGGTAATTATAAGCAAGTTTATGGGAGACGAATTGATCCATTACTGGTATTTGGAAGTACGGGTAAGTGGTAACCCAGTTCCCATTCCCCAAGACGCAGGGAGCTAAAAGCTTTACTGGCGCTTGAAAGACGTTGATAAAAACAATTTCCAATTTACGAGAGACAAACCGCTCCGTTAGTACCAGCATTTCGAAGTCCCAATAATACAATCTCCAAAACGTAGAAGCAAAAAACTGGTTAGTGGCGTTTACATAAACGCTAGAGAATAACCTTTctattattaatattagttgCAGAGAGGTTGGATATCTTCCTAATCTATGGGTTCTCTCTTAGAATGAAAGATATATAAtttggcttatatatatatgatgtgccCACTGGATTTGATTACCAAAATGGATGGATGGATgctttataatttctatatcaaaaattttatgtgtagtcacttttacgtactcttttgtgcactctactgatgtgattaattgaatattaaaaaaaattaatataaccaatcacattaatataatgcacaaaaaatatgtaaaaaataattatatgtagtattactttTTTCGTATAGGTCTATCATGGACATAGTTGGAGTACGTAAAAATCAATGCATTATAAAAAAGTGTGGTATATTTCTCCTAGAATAATTGCGGTCTTGACAATTATTAGTAGAATAGACTTCAGGATATAGGACaaccacaacccaagtttcggCTGTTTTCTTAAGACTTATGAGATGGCATAGACTGTCCTACTAAAGTTTGGTGTCGTGTTCCAATATCTGCCAAAGTTTGCAGTTCCAATTATCTATTGAATCAACTGATTTTGTCATTTTATAACTATTAGCTAATAATGCTGTGGTATATATACTTCATTGTGCATTATTTTCATCTCTAGGTAGCATCATGTTGATCGTTAGGGCATGTTTgtcaaatatcaaaatcaataaatagcaaaaaaaattattttcacatAGGAAGAATAACATGAGGGTCAGCAAACAAACACCGGTAAATACTAAATATAGTTTCGACATTTAGCTCCAAGTTGCTAGCGTTTATAGAACGCTAGTAAACCAGCTTTTTTCTGTAGACACGTAACATTCAACTGGGCGAGAATGCATGAATTGCCACTTTAATTATTGGCCTTGGAAAAATAGTACTACATAATGTATTATTTGAGCAGTATATGATCAAGAAATAAGACCATGACGATGAACAACAAGAATCAGGTGGCGACATTGTCGCTGGGGTTGGAGCAGGGGATGGTGCAGGAGTTGGAGCACAATCTGCAGGATCCCTAATCCTGTAAGTATGCTTCCAGAAGATCGATCGGTCAAAGATAGAAGtttaattaattgaatatatatagacGGGCAAATTATGAAATGGCCGACCTGGAAATGGAAACCTTGACTCTTATTAATGAAGGCAAGAACGGTTCAAGTCTTGCTCGCGTGATCTAGACTTGGTACCTATATCAATTActcaaatttaatatttacatTCAAGTATTGATTaactataaaatttaatattaaaaatcttcCTTAATTAATGTGGGCGCTTTTGATCAGTACTACGTATAAACTAAAACTTACGGGATCTTCGTCTCTCTCTTGGAAAAAATCCTCCGTTTCTCTCTCCATAAAATCCTAACAGACCAGATCGACCGACGGGGGTGGGAGCTTCAGCTCCttgtctctgttttttttttttttttttttttttttttccttttgttttgggtttttgtGGGTTTTTAGGTAAATTAAGGAGGGGAGTTCTGGCGGGACCGTTTCTAGCCACTGAACGTCAACACGCAACCCACCAGAGCGTTGTCCAGTTGCCGATCTTCAAGACCATCGAACGCGGTGCCAGAAGGGAGGGAGTGTAGCCCACACGTGCCGGACGGAGCCTTGGACAGACCCAGAGAGTGGCTGTCACGTGCCACCGAGGAGCCACCTGTTGGCTCAAAACCTGGCTCTTCTGGGTCCTAAGACTCCGGGTGACCATCGATCGACCGTCGGACCCCCTCTAAGAGTGGTTGCGTTGCATGCACcactggtttgttttttttcttccatctaTTTTATTAGCTTTTCTAGCTTTTGTCCGTTCGTCGGTCAATGTTTTtctgggttttgttttgttttcttgttgtaaaCTGAGCGGGTGATGGGGTTTTTTGACCGGACACAACCTAGGGCTCATGCTGTGGAGAAAGGCAGTCGGTGTTACGGCCAAACTCTAATGGAAGTTCTGTGGTCCGCACGCGAGCTGGGTACTCGTGCTGTGTTTGGGCTCCTGATGCCGTCGTCTGGGGTGGGTGTGCCGCCGGGCCCTCGCCGctgcttggttttgttggtgTTTGGTTGTATGATAGTGtagtttttatgttattttgtttgtaatAAATTAGGAGTATGCTTTTGGACTTAGTGTCCAAAGCTGTGATGTCCCTTAATCCACCTTCTTAGAAGGTTGAAGGGGCTAGTTATTCTGTTTTATACAGAGTGTTTTCTCTCTTTAGAGAggtttagaagttaagacaatgtccgctATTTCGTGTGCGGGGATATTCCAGAGCAGATGCGTAGGTTGGCTTATAGTTGAGATTTTTCTGTATTAATAAATCACATTTGTAACTCGTTATGATGAATGGattcacatttaaaaaaaaaaaaaaaaaaaacaagaactcATGAAGCATTAATTAGGGTCCAGGAAAAGGTAATTATACCGAAAAGAATGAATGAATGGCATGCATATATGGTCTATATGGTATCTGATCTCGTgcccaattatatatatatatagttagctggttaattaaaactaattatatCGTTATAACGATCAATATCCTTTAAACTGGCTGTACGTACGCATTCATGAATTAAAAGAATACGTACTAAACGAATGCAGaaactaattaattatgatTTCCATATGTTTAATAGCGCGCGTGTACATAGTTctctttcttaattaataacccTATTAATTAGTAGTCCAACAAAATGGTAGTCAAACCCTATATATTGAATGATGATAagcttatttaattatataaagcaGTACTCATATATGTGTGGTCCTACGTACACATGAGAGCAAAGTAGACCGATTCTGCTTTCCAACTTTTCCACACTGCGTTGCGTTTCAACAGAATGGTCCATTAATTGGTCGCGTCGTCGCAGGCGCTCCACCCTCAACTCTGACTTTTCAACCTGAACCTAactggctagctagctaggcccATTTAAACAGTCCAAGACGAGTTGTACGTACGTTGCTCATCATTTTTgcgttattatatatagtgcaGATGGATCCCTCGTATTGTCATCGAAGGAATACCTACAGACATACATACAGCACACATTGAAGAGCTATTCTCAACGgcatacaacatatataaagCATATATTGGTTTAATTAGAGtgtgagaaagagagaatgGACAAGCTTATGAGTGTTGTGGTTATATTTTTTGGCGTTGTTGCTGCGGTGTTTTTTACAATGTGCAGAAGCACAAACGGTACATGTGGTGGGAGATAGCATTGGTTGAACCGATCTAACAGGTGATGCTTCTTCATATCAAACTTGGGCCGCCAATAAGCTATTCGTGGTTGGTGATATCCTATGTCAGATTCCCACCTTTGCATGCTTTCCTTTTTCAGTTCCATTGTcgtcttttcctttcctctatCAAATCATGAACATTAATTCTCCAAATTACCATAATTActtcaactttttattttattttatttttattttttatgaagagTTAGGGCCACATGTTCAAGAGTGACCCATTCCCAGATTTATTAAGAAATACTCTCACTTACGGCGGATGAATaccaaaattacataataagcaagaaagatagaaaaaatttacatgtctaaaaagaaaatcctcaccacaaataagaaaaaacctTTAAGCAATAAAAATGAACAACACCCTGACCTCTAATCCACTTAATGACCTCTCACATAAGGCAAGGACAATTTATCCATGCGAATTAAACCTTTTAGAAATTTTGGAACATGTGACAAAGATTGCCAAACCAAAGTTGAACCTTGAGCTCCCATTTTAGCTAAAAAATCAGCTGATGCATTTCCTTCTTGATAAACATGCTTAATAACAAAATCCCTACTTTCGTACAGTCTCATAGCCTCCTCCCAGAAATCTTTCAAATACCAAACTCCACAATGCTTCTTCTGAACCCAAGATATTCAAATCAAGGAATCAAACTCAATGTACCATAATTTCTTTAAGTTCACATGTTTTTATCTCTAAATATTTAAAGACAATCTAATTAACCATTTAAAGTAGTGAATAACACCAAATgtcttatcattttattttgatcCTCTGtcattaataatatcatatttttatagtGTTCAACTTCATCACCAATGTGCATGATGTTCTTCAAGTGCCGAAAGAATCCTATGATAGTTGCAGCTCGTCTAATCCCATCAGTGACACCTTCACCATTGGTCTTGTCAACATAACCCTATCCACTACTGGTACCCATTACTATATCTGCACTTTTGGTCGGCATTGCCTTTTAGGCCAAAAGTTATCTGTTATTGTCTTGAGCTTTCTAGGTGGTGTCCCACCTACGAGTACGAGTACTCCACCTTCCACCCTAATAACTCCTACCACACCATCTCCGATATCAGGGACCCCTGTTGGTTGCGCTCCAACTCCTGCATCATCCCTTACTCCAACTCCAGGGACAATGTCGCCACCTAATTCTTCATCGTCTGGTGTCTTTGCtagtttattcattttcttgttgTCCATTACCATGGGCTTCCTTTTCTAAGGAATAAGGGTGGAATTTAGAGACGATAATACACTAATACGTACTGTGATGTTAGAATTTTATTcgcttatttttttatgttgtttatTCTCTTGTGATTGAATTTTGCATTAAAGCGTATTGTTTAAGCAATATATGATTAATAAAGTGATTATTACGAAGCAATTGGAAGTCCATAATGGCGTTCCCaaaagattttcattttcctttattgtTGACAGAAAGTTTGGGGGAAAAAGATAATGGGTCTCTGACTCTCttgaaatcttataaaattgtaaaatttcttaACTACTGcctatagaaatatatatttctctctgatctatatatatatattacggtTTAATTGtgagaacctttttttttattatagttgGATTCCTAAAATGATATGTGATAACCCGATATGGTGAAGCATGAgctatagtttatttttttgcctTAGTAATTGAGGGCCCTAGTGATTTAAGGGAAGAAGAGGTCTAAGAAGATTAATTGTGAATTTTAGCCCTAAAAACCCTTAGTGTAATTCGGCTCATAGGGAAAAACCAAGCTCATTTGGGCTTTAGCCCAAGATTCAAACCCTAACTGTATCTAGTCTTGATAATGGGTTAAGGGGGAGAGAAGAGTGTTGGGAAGCCCAAGGGAAGGCTTGTATGTCTAACCCTAGTAGTGTTGTCATTTTTCACTCATGCAAGTATGTTTCTAGAAGAGTGGAATGATGAGATGCATAGGGATAACTAAAAGGCACTCGGCTAAGCCATCCCATATGCCTAGCATCTTCTAGTTTGGCACCCTTTCAACTTGCAAGAGAGATATGCATAGAGAAATGGTGCCTAGGGAAGACCAAGGGGATTTTCAAGAAGGATTTGTGGGGAAAGCCAAGGTACAAGAAGAATGGTTCGGTTTTCCATACCACACGCCTAACCTAGAGTTTTTCTTAAGAATGTGACACTTGTCAACCATGCTAAAATCTTCTAGAAGATTTGAGAAGAGACAACCATGTGAAAGGACAAACCTACCCTCACTTTTTCGGTTAGGACTCCTATTCACTTGCCACTTGTCGTATTAGGGTTTTGAGGAAGCATAGGGAAGCGAAAAGGTCACCTAGGGAATGTGCATGGAAGAGGAAAGATCTTCAtggggaaaagagagagaggtatgACATCTAGAAGACACCACACACCTAAGCCATGTGACGTCCATGCAACACCTCATTTTGGAAGAGGAAGAGACTAGTGGATGATTTTACCTAGTTGCCCTAAGGTTCATTGCACTTAGATGCATATGAGAGGGGCATTTGAGGCATTCGGCCACGAGGGGAGGAAACCCCACACACCACCCCAAGCCTTGGTCATTCCTAAGACAATCTCATGATAGGAACTCAAGAGGTATGGATGGCCAAAGGGGAAAGGAAGAATGGCAAGCCATTTGTCTTTTATGCATTGGGTCTCAAGTGACCAATAGGGTTTTGTGGGAGAGTTCTATATGAAGAGGGAAGAGCCACATGCCCAAGGGATTTTCTTTTCCCATTTTCAGACCTCTCATGTTCTCATCCTCTCCATATTCTTTGACAGAAACACTCAAAtgctttctcactttctctcactttcttttcAACCAAAGAAGGGAAACTACTTATAAGAGGATATTTCGACTTAGCAAAGAGGAGGCATGGTGAGACTTTGCATTCTTGATTCAGACACACACATTCGCACATGACACACTTTTTACTCATGGAGATGAGAATCTCTAATGGGTTTGCTTTTGACCAAGCACTCATGATCTCACACTTGTTATTAAGGAAACAACTAGGGTTTGGTCTAAGCCGAATGATGAAGAGTCCAAATCCTTCATGTATTCGGCTAACTACTTGTCTTTTCACCCTATTTTGAGTTATGGAGAAGAAcacaagaaaaaggaaagatttCTTAACTCAAAAACCCTAGAAGTCAAATAGCCTATTGGTGTTTAAACTCTTGTGGTAGCCTTAACAATCATAAACACTTAAGCCTGATAGATTAGGGTTTTTGAAACCCTCATTCTAACTGGTTACACTTCGATTTACAACTTGCTATTTGTTATTTTACttggatttttgtaattatacaCTCAACTTACTTTTAGTTAATGCATGTATACATTTATGTAaatcttttctttgtttctattaCTTTAGTTACTATTCTTATTTGTTTAATTGAATACtcttacatgaacttgaaatatgaTTATTGAATTACTAATGTGAATTTATTTGTGATGAAAAATGGTAATAAGATCCCTTACATGTTTCAGTTGTAAGGAAAATGATGTTGCTATTTTAAGACCTTTAATGATTCGGCTTTACCCTACTTTGAGTAACTTGGATCTTGATCAAATGCTATGAAGTTTTGTCTTGTTTTACTATGCCATGATTTCTAAGCATTTTAGATGACGTTGAAGTATACTTAAGTGATGATTTTCCATGTTcttatacttatatattttggCTAATGCTAGTTTACCTAGTTAGATGTTTGTGCTTTAATATCTTATGAGTTCTATGTTATCATGTTATGAATTAAACATACTATGCTTGGTTATTTCATGCAAGGTATCTCATATGACATATACCAAGTATCAGCACACATGTCTTAAgtctcatgtcacatgcatttgagAAGTgtgatttcaaagaaaaatgttcTCAAGAACAAAAAGGGTTTTGGAAATgaaataatgttttaaaaagttttatcgTGACCCCAAATGCTAGGGCAGGAGaatgtcctagtggaactcctttgtccaCTTTGGAGTGCTTAAGAATGTAGTGGTAACCCCTAGGTCGACAAAGAACCGTCGACATGCCTTGGatggattctttttaaagaatgccGGAGTGGGGTAGGGCCTAACGCTAGTGGGTGCATAAGGCATGTAACCCGACAAAGTATTATCGAGTTGATAAGTTAAGTTATATTTAAGATGTAGTCATCAAGGTGTATAGACCGGTGATGGTGCGGTAACTAGAAGGAACATGCAGTGCATAGGGGAGCCGTGATGTATCCACAAGTGTTATATGAATAAGGCCACATGCCTACATGATATGTTATGAATCACATGATGTGAATAATGTGATATGATGTGATATGTTCCGAATCACGTGATTAACTTAGATATGAATGATGacaaaagtatttttttccGAAAATGCTAAGTCTATGTTACAAGTTTTAAAAAGTGGTCATTACATAAATCACAGTTTGGTTTCAGTCATGAGTTATGTACATGTCCATGCACACATTGCACGACATACATCTTTTATGCTTGTATTAAATGTGGTATGCTGTGtggttacttactgagatttcttgaaatctcactatTGCAATTTTTTCACTATCATTCATCTCCCGAAATGGTAAAAGTAGCTACAGGTACGCTTGACAACCTTGA
This genomic interval from Carya illinoinensis cultivar Pawnee chromosome 10, C.illinoinensisPawnee_v1, whole genome shotgun sequence contains the following:
- the LOC122278560 gene encoding blue copper protein-like; the encoded protein is MGFFDRTQPRAHAVEKGSRCYGQTLMEVLWSARELGTRAVFGLLMPSSGVGVPPGPRRCLVLLVFGCDASSYQTWAANKLFVVGDILLFNFITNVHDVLQVPKESYDSCSSSNPISDTFTIGLVNITLSTTGTHYYICTFGRHCLLGQKLSVIVLSFLGGVPPTSTSTPPSTLITPTTPSPISGTPVGCAPTPASSLTPTPGTMSPPNSSSSGVFASLFIFLLSITMGFLF